Proteins found in one Mycteria americana isolate JAX WOST 10 ecotype Jacksonville Zoo and Gardens chromosome 8, USCA_MyAme_1.0, whole genome shotgun sequence genomic segment:
- the CXXC5 gene encoding CXXC-type zinc finger protein 5, producing MSNSGSHQDTGNKPETEKNNQDDSQPPVNSERRNKSGIISEPLNKSLKKSRPLSHYSTFGSSSSVSEHSEKGNPLANGNEATVDKSHSTSKHKNISSMLSKLDRVSEISSEGQTALQQFAQSTEMLKRVVQEHLPLASDHGTGISDMEAVSAAETMNGPSDFPYLGAFPINPGLFIMTPAGVFLAESALHMAGLAEYPMQNELASAINSGKKKRKRCGMCPPCRRRINCEQCSSCRNRKTGHQICKFRKCEELKKKPSAALEKVMLPTGAAFRWFQ from the coding sequence ATGTCAAATTCGGGCTCCCATCAAGACACTGGGAACaagccagagacagaaaaaaataaccaagatGACTCTCAACCCCCTGTCAACTCCGAGAGGAGGAACAAAAGTGGAATAATAAGTGAACCTTTGAACAAAAGTCTTAAGAAGTCCCGTCCACTCTCCCACTATTCCACCTTTGGTAGTAGCAGCTCGGTAAGTGAACATTCAGAGAAAGGCAACCCGTTAGCTAATGGCAACGAAGCGACTGTGGATAAAAGTCATTCTACCTCAAAGCACAAAAACATCTCTAGTATGCTGAGCAAATTAGACCGGGTGTCGGAGATCTCCTCAGAAGGACAGACCGCCCTACAACAGTTTGCTCAGTCGACAGAAATGCTCAAAAGAGTGGTACAGGAGCATCTTCCTCTAGCAAGCGACCACGGGACTGGTATCTCTGACATGGAGGCAGTCTCAGCTGCAGAGACAATGAATGGCCCCTCTGATTTTCCTTACCTGGGGGCTTTTCCCATCAACCCAGGCCTTTTCATTATGACCCCTGCTGGCGTGTTTCTGGCAGAGAGCGCGCTCCATATGGCTGGCTTGGCAGAGTATCCCATGCAGAATGAGTTGGCATCTGCCATCAATTCGGGGAAAAAGAAACGGAAAAGATGCGGCATGTGCCCGCCCTGCCGAAGACGGATAAACTGCGAGCAGTGCAGCAGTTGTAGGAATCGCAAAACTGGCCACCAGATTTGCAAATTCCGAAAATGTGAAGAACTCAAAAAGAAGCCTTCTGCAGCACTGGAG